From a single Bryobacter aggregatus MPL3 genomic region:
- a CDS encoding anti-sigma factor family protein has translation MSHLSDAELILALDGEVPGSRIAAVEAHLSACAVCRARKASFESTSEAVVTLYEQQPTPVSQLRLHRKQMPLLAAAAAIAIFSFLPFGHRPTYAPSPSITPGAVTAATRAELCAALDEAEVPAIAASAAHAVFEDYGIRNPKPRTYEIDYLIPPDLGGATDRRNLWPQPYAEGTWNSRVKDALEDRLHALVCAGKLDLTTAQQELASDWVAAYRKYFRTAEPLSDHAAFIKDPAWQ, from the coding sequence ATGAGCCACCTGAGTGATGCCGAGCTGATTCTGGCTTTGGACGGGGAAGTTCCTGGCAGCCGCATTGCTGCTGTCGAGGCCCATTTGTCGGCTTGTGCGGTCTGTCGGGCGCGAAAAGCGTCGTTTGAATCTACCAGTGAAGCTGTTGTAACGCTTTATGAGCAGCAGCCAACGCCTGTGAGCCAACTGCGGTTGCACCGGAAGCAGATGCCATTGCTTGCCGCTGCCGCGGCGATCGCGATCTTCAGTTTTTTACCCTTTGGCCATCGACCTACATACGCTCCTAGCCCTTCGATCACTCCCGGCGCCGTCACTGCCGCGACCAGAGCTGAACTCTGTGCCGCACTGGACGAAGCGGAAGTGCCGGCGATTGCAGCAAGTGCCGCTCATGCGGTGTTTGAGGACTACGGGATTCGCAATCCCAAACCTCGTACTTACGAGATCGACTATCTGATTCCGCCCGACCTCGGTGGTGCAACGGACCGTCGCAATCTCTGGCCCCAGCCTTATGCTGAGGGCACGTGGAATTCGCGCGTTAAGGATGCCCTCGAAGATCGCCTGCATGCGCTGGTCTGCGCTGGCAAACTGGACCTGACAACTGCCCAGCAGGAACTGGCGAGCGATTGGGTGGCTGCTTATCGCAAGTATTTCCGGACGGCGGAGCCGCTCAGCGATCACGCCGCGTTTATCAAAGATCCGGCTTGGCAGTAG
- a CDS encoding RNA polymerase sigma factor, whose protein sequence is MKIVTYPEIELLHSSAPPGQLEQHLVALFQQFHGPLFRYLRSLGLGEHDSEEVIQEVFLALFRHLRAEKPQDNLRGWLFRVAHNLALKTRQRESLPELLDTADPNLNPEQLAVRNQRHRRLAAVVRALDERDRACLSLRAEGFRYREISEILDVSLGAVAQSIQRSLERLNRADES, encoded by the coding sequence TTGAAGATCGTCACCTATCCTGAGATCGAGTTGCTGCACTCGAGCGCCCCTCCCGGGCAGCTCGAGCAGCATCTGGTGGCGCTCTTCCAGCAGTTCCACGGACCGCTGTTCCGCTATCTTCGTTCCCTGGGACTCGGAGAGCACGACAGTGAAGAAGTGATCCAGGAAGTGTTCCTGGCTTTGTTTCGGCACTTGCGCGCAGAAAAGCCACAAGACAATCTGCGCGGTTGGCTGTTCCGGGTGGCTCATAATCTGGCGTTAAAGACGCGCCAGCGCGAATCCTTGCCCGAGTTGCTGGATACGGCCGATCCCAATCTAAATCCGGAGCAACTGGCGGTGCGCAACCAACGGCATCGCCGTCTGGCCGCTGTGGTGCGTGCCCTGGACGAACGGGACCGCGCCTGTCTTTCCTTGCGTGCGGAAGGTTTTCGTTATCGCGAGATCTCTGAGATTCTCGATGTTTCCCTTGGCGCGGTTGCGCAATCGATCCAGCGTTCTTTGGAGCGCCTGAACCGGGCGGATGAATCATGA
- a CDS encoding TonB-dependent receptor: protein MSFRTKYLAVLLALCVPAWTQNLGSIRGTITDPSGAAVPGVSVTALNVNTGLKQSVNTGTDGSYSILYLPVGDYRVGTERAGFRRAETTGVRVDVASVVDVDFRLTVGGVDQTVEVTAATPILETTGSNLGKVVATKAITDLPLFISGGSVRSNLAFVILTPGVIGPANNPRIGGGLLDGQSEQLDGAEANSERRNDPAMNGVSVEGMEEFKVQSSGYSAEYGRTSNGVINWVTKSGTNQPHGSGFLFNRNEVFNARGFTFAPSKRPIVRQWNPGGSFGGPIFIPKVFDGRNKAFFFFAYEKATTRNGQSTALVNAPIDEYLQGDFRRNVDSTGKTFPLYDPFDASGKIIANAADRPRLQCNGVLDVLCPSRIDPTVAKLIALLPHPDDPTKIVNNYRSRSYSTSRSSLPSIKLDYVFNDKHRISYLYSHFFSPATPSINNLEGLPGTGFPSEVMTDYHRLNDDYTLAPNLLNHITIGFNRRTVLEAPGYVSTFPADLARATYAPGTVTPLAPGTSTTYSTSLATWGNSVFTDSRQRTTNIKEQLSWIKGRQTIKFGMEYLTGIYRRLDFNGAYGTVSFSAAGTGNPNIANSGFDFASFLLGTASGGGFRYPSDTAFFWPYYAWYVQDDFKVNNRFTLNIGLRYEIPVPKEERHLHNSNFCPTCPNPAAGGLLGAMQFAGVDGAPNRFGQTRMNAFGPRLGMAYRVGSKTVLRAGGSIYYQPSREDGNADNGIQGFGGTFSSIGSNLSNGVSYLVKDGYTSFATQIAALRPPISSPAVLSANLLNQTPFYYNPTAGRAPYFGDWNFTVDHTLTQSTVLRGSYHATIGNKLLSRQQNQNQLDPKYWGIYGTLLSQPVSSVINNPVVVAAGFKLPYPNFPQNLQLQQALRPYPQYSGIGSDAGGQNDGHMTFHALEASVEHRFDHGLFMLVSYTFAKVISGSNGEDANRTSDGNVQNQYNRRADKAVASQDTPHNLRISYVYELPFGKGKHFLGNAHPAVNAVLGNWKVSAIHTYVSGTPLMITCGQNFFGAGANARCSFAPGATTGAIPLLNPAWTKETASTVPYLNKDAFILPANMTYGDTGRRLSFLRTPWTVQEDLAVIKNFALGEKARLEIRASASNALNRVTFASPNTTQSSAQFGLFTAQGNSPRNIQMGARVSF, encoded by the coding sequence ATGTCGTTCCGAACGAAGTACCTGGCCGTGCTGCTTGCACTTTGCGTCCCTGCTTGGACACAGAATCTCGGAAGTATTCGCGGCACCATTACGGACCCCTCCGGGGCTGCCGTCCCTGGCGTTAGTGTGACTGCCCTCAATGTCAATACAGGGCTCAAGCAGTCGGTCAACACGGGTACCGATGGCAGCTACAGCATCCTTTATTTGCCGGTGGGTGACTACCGCGTCGGTACTGAACGAGCGGGCTTCCGCCGAGCCGAGACCACCGGCGTCCGTGTCGATGTGGCCAGCGTTGTGGATGTCGATTTCCGATTGACCGTCGGCGGTGTGGATCAGACTGTCGAGGTCACCGCTGCCACTCCCATTCTCGAAACAACTGGCAGCAATCTGGGCAAAGTTGTTGCGACCAAAGCGATCACGGATCTTCCCCTCTTCATCAGTGGCGGCAGTGTCCGAAGCAATCTCGCCTTTGTCATCCTCACTCCCGGCGTCATTGGGCCAGCCAACAATCCACGCATTGGCGGCGGCCTCTTAGATGGTCAAAGCGAACAACTCGATGGCGCCGAAGCGAATAGCGAGCGGCGCAACGATCCGGCCATGAACGGCGTCAGCGTCGAAGGAATGGAGGAGTTCAAAGTGCAGAGCTCCGGCTACTCCGCCGAGTATGGCCGTACCTCCAACGGCGTCATCAACTGGGTGACCAAGTCCGGAACCAACCAGCCGCATGGCAGCGGTTTCCTCTTCAATCGCAACGAAGTCTTTAACGCACGCGGCTTCACCTTTGCCCCCTCGAAGCGTCCGATCGTGCGTCAGTGGAATCCCGGTGGCAGCTTCGGTGGTCCTATCTTCATCCCCAAAGTATTCGATGGGCGCAATAAGGCGTTTTTCTTCTTCGCCTACGAGAAGGCCACGACGCGCAACGGCCAATCGACCGCCTTAGTGAATGCGCCGATCGACGAGTATCTCCAGGGGGACTTCCGCCGCAATGTCGATTCTACCGGCAAGACTTTTCCGCTTTACGATCCCTTCGATGCGAGCGGGAAGATCATTGCCAATGCGGCCGATCGCCCCCGGCTCCAGTGCAACGGTGTGCTCGACGTCCTTTGTCCTTCTCGAATTGATCCGACGGTTGCCAAGCTCATTGCGCTGTTGCCCCATCCCGATGACCCAACCAAGATCGTCAACAACTACCGCTCGCGAAGCTACTCCACTTCCCGGTCTTCCTTGCCTTCCATCAAGCTCGATTACGTCTTCAACGACAAGCACCGCATCAGCTATCTCTACAGCCACTTCTTCAGCCCGGCCACTCCCAGCATTAACAATCTCGAAGGTCTTCCTGGCACCGGATTTCCCTCTGAAGTGATGACCGATTACCATCGCCTGAACGACGATTACACGCTCGCTCCCAATCTGCTCAATCACATCACCATCGGCTTCAATCGCCGTACGGTACTCGAAGCTCCTGGCTATGTCAGTACCTTCCCGGCCGATCTGGCGCGCGCTACCTACGCTCCTGGCACGGTCACTCCTCTGGCGCCTGGCACCTCCACCACTTACAGCACCAGTCTGGCCACCTGGGGCAACAGCGTCTTTACCGATTCCCGCCAACGCACCACCAACATCAAGGAGCAGCTGTCCTGGATCAAGGGCCGCCAGACGATCAAGTTCGGCATGGAGTATCTGACCGGCATCTATCGCCGTCTCGACTTCAACGGCGCCTACGGAACCGTCAGCTTCAGCGCTGCCGGAACAGGCAATCCGAACATCGCCAATAGCGGTTTTGACTTTGCATCTTTTCTACTGGGAACTGCGAGCGGCGGCGGCTTCCGTTATCCAAGTGACACCGCTTTCTTCTGGCCTTACTACGCCTGGTATGTACAGGATGATTTCAAGGTCAACAATCGCTTCACGCTTAACATCGGGTTGCGTTATGAGATTCCGGTGCCGAAAGAAGAGCGCCATCTCCACAACTCGAACTTCTGCCCCACTTGTCCGAATCCTGCTGCGGGTGGCTTGCTTGGCGCCATGCAATTTGCGGGAGTCGATGGCGCTCCCAACCGCTTTGGCCAGACTCGCATGAATGCCTTTGGCCCTCGTCTTGGCATGGCTTACCGTGTCGGGTCCAAGACGGTGCTCCGCGCCGGTGGCTCGATCTATTACCAACCCTCGCGTGAAGATGGCAATGCCGACAACGGCATCCAGGGCTTTGGTGGCACCTTCAGCTCGATTGGCAGCAACCTCTCCAATGGCGTTTCCTATCTGGTGAAAGATGGATACACCTCGTTTGCAACTCAGATTGCCGCGCTGCGGCCTCCGATCTCGAGCCCTGCTGTGCTCAGCGCGAATCTGCTGAATCAGACCCCGTTCTATTACAACCCTACGGCTGGCCGGGCACCCTACTTCGGCGATTGGAACTTCACCGTCGACCACACTCTTACCCAGAGCACCGTCCTGCGCGGCAGCTACCACGCGACCATCGGCAATAAGTTGCTCTCACGGCAGCAGAACCAGAATCAGCTTGATCCCAAGTACTGGGGCATCTATGGGACGCTCCTGAGTCAGCCGGTCAGCTCTGTGATCAACAACCCCGTCGTGGTTGCGGCTGGCTTCAAGCTGCCCTATCCGAACTTCCCGCAGAACCTCCAACTGCAGCAGGCTCTGCGGCCTTATCCGCAGTACTCCGGCATTGGGAGCGATGCGGGTGGGCAGAATGATGGCCACATGACCTTTCATGCCTTAGAGGCGAGCGTCGAGCATCGATTCGATCACGGTCTCTTCATGCTGGTCTCCTACACCTTTGCAAAAGTGATCTCTGGCTCCAACGGCGAAGACGCCAATCGCACCAGTGACGGCAACGTGCAGAACCAGTACAACCGTCGCGCGGACAAAGCCGTTGCGAGCCAGGACACGCCGCACAACCTGCGGATCAGCTATGTCTATGAACTACCCTTTGGGAAGGGGAAGCACTTCCTCGGCAACGCCCACCCGGCGGTGAATGCTGTTCTGGGCAATTGGAAAGTCTCTGCGATCCACACTTACGTCAGCGGCACACCGCTCATGATCACTTGTGGCCAGAACTTCTTTGGGGCTGGTGCGAACGCTCGCTGTAGCTTTGCTCCCGGCGCCACCACAGGCGCCATCCCGTTGCTGAATCCTGCCTGGACCAAAGAGACCGCTTCCACGGTTCCTTATCTCAACAAGGATGCGTTTATTCTTCCTGCGAACATGACCTATGGCGATACTGGCCGCCGGCTCTCTTTTCTGCGTACTCCCTGGACGGTGCAAGAAGATCTTGCAGTGATCAAGAACTTCGCATTGGGCGAGAAGGCGAGACTTGAGATCCGCGCATCGGCTTCAAACGCTTTGAACCGCGTGACCTTCGCTAGCCCGAATACGACGCAGAGCAGCGCGCAGTTCGGACTCTTCACCGCTCAAGGCAATAGCCCGCGCAACATCCAAATGGGCGCTCGCGTCTCTTTCTGA